In one Myripristis murdjan chromosome 5, fMyrMur1.1, whole genome shotgun sequence genomic region, the following are encoded:
- the LOC115359100 gene encoding putative nuclease HARBI1, with translation MACPFLPEVEDEEALILRRALRRERVFRDRYDPFAFDDDRLYERYRFSGDGLRYICSLLGPRISHRTARSHALPVPQMVCIAMRFFASGSFLYTVGDAENLSKATVCRTIRKVYLALKTLAPVFIKFPGHKELKYIKEDFYQIGGFPNVIGALDCTHIKIKKPSGDHEGDFVNRKWYHSINVQMICDADLILTNVVALWPGSAHDARIFRSCSLAQRLELGEFPGLLLGDKGYPCEPYLLTPFPEPQTPAERRFNYAHARTRARIEMAFGVLKARFQCLHHLRVKPDRACDITVACSVLHNIACIRKERAPTVEAMQEWDDIPHGYPDNPEGTASEQMKTNLL, from the exons ATGGCTTGTCCTTTTTTGCCGGAGGTCGAAGATGAAGAGGCGCTGATCTTGCGTAGGGCACTGAGAAGGGAAAGGGTGTTCAGGGACAGGTATGACCCCTTTGCTTTCGATGATGATCGGTTATATGAGCGATACAGATTTTCGGGGGACGGTCTACGCTACATTTGTAGTCTGCTTGGCCCCCGAATTTCACACCGCACCGCAAGGAGCCATGCCTTACCAGTGCCACAAATGGTGTGTATCGCTATGAGATTCTTTGCAAGTGGTTCGTTCCTGTATACAGTTGGCGATGCAGAGAATCTCAGCAAAGCCACTGTGTGCAGGACAATCCGCAAAGTATACCTTGCCCTCAAGACTCTGGCGCCTGTATTCATCAAGTTCCCAGGACACAAGGAACTAAAATATATAAAGGAGGACTTCTACCAAATTGGCG gATTCCCAAATGTAATTGGTGCTCTTGACTGTACCCACATCAAGATCAAAAAGCCCTCAGGAGACCATGAGGGGGACTTTGTGAATAGAAAGTGGTACCACAGCATCAATGTTCAA ATGATCTGTGATGCTGACTTAATACTCACCAACGTTGTGGCATTGTGGCCAGGGTCGGCACATGACGCTAGGATATTTAGATCCTGCTCGCTGGCCCAGAGGCTGGAACTAG GTGAATTCCCTGGCCTGCTCCTCGGGGACAAAGGCTATCCATGCGAACCTTATCTCCTGACCCCGTTCCCAGAGCCCCAGACCCCTGCTGAAAGACGCTTCAACTACGCCCATGCCCGTACCAGGGCAAGAATCGAAATGGCGTTCGGGGTCCTGAAGGCCCGATTTCAGTGCCTGCACCACCTCAGGGTCAAACCGGACAGAGCATGCGACATCACTGTCGCATGCTCTGTCCTGCATAACATCGCATGCATCCGAAAAGAAAGGGCTCCCACAGTGGAAGCGATGCAGGAGTGGGATGACATCCCACATGGATACCCAGACAACCCTGAGGGGACT GCTTCTGAACAAATGAAGACCAACCTGCTATGA